Proteins encoded by one window of Juglans regia cultivar Chandler chromosome 15, Walnut 2.0, whole genome shotgun sequence:
- the LOC108979547 gene encoding uncharacterized protein LOC108979547, which translates to MSQWQLPPQGMTKLNVDGPVFHAEGSVGVGLIIRDWEGKVLMPVNKKEVAAMEPLEIELIAILRGLQFYIPLGLQSLCIESDSLLLVQEITSSDISNSIYENVVIDIQQLKSKFRSCSIVHINREANEFAHKLARFSRNVIATNVWWDYVPSCVQQVLWTDYYGAS; encoded by the coding sequence atgtcTCAATGGCAGTTACCTCCACAAGGAATGACAAAACTCAACGTGGATGGGCCAGTTTTTCATGCTGAGGGCAGTGTAGGGGTAGGGCTCATTATAAGAgattgggaaggaaaagttttAATGCCAGTGAATAAGAAAGAAGTTGCTGCGATGGAGCCTTTGGAGATTGAGCTAATAGCGATACTGAGAGGATTGCAATTCTACATTCCTCTTGGTCTTCAGTCTTTATGCATTGAATCAGATTCACTGTTACTAGTCCAAGAGATAACCAGTTCTGATATTTCGAATTCCATTTATGAGAATGTAGTAATAGACATTCAGCAGCTCAAGAGCAAATTTCGAAGTTGTTCAATTGTACACATCAATAGAGAAGCCAATGAATTTGCACACAAACTAGCAAGATTTTCTAGAAATGTTATTGCAACTAATGTATGGTGGGATTATGTTCCCAGTTGTGTTCAACAAGTCCTATGGACTGATTATTATGGGGCGTCTTAA
- the LOC108979541 gene encoding calmodulin-like: protein MFSYSYPTTCNKNLGPEFIVVPIPETYKEIRVPKNLPMKYNEAQLRERFRGFDKNGDGVLSRQELRSAFYSLGSYVPDWRAHRAIRHADINGDGYIDEAELENLVRYAFQLGYTIK, encoded by the coding sequence ATGTTTTCGTACTCTTATCCAACGACTTGCAACAAAAATCTGGGCCCCGAGTTCATTGTGGTACCGATTCCTGAAACATATAAGGAAATCAGGGTCCCTAAGAACCTGCCTATGAAATACAATGAGGCAcagttgagagagagatttaggGGCTTTGACAAAAATGGAGATGGGGTTCTTAGCAGGCAAGAGCTCAGAAGTGCATTCTACAGTCTTGGTTCCTACGTCCCAGATTGGCGAGCTCATCGGGCAATTCGCCATGCTGATATTAATGGAGATGGATATATCGACGAGGCTGAGTTGGAAAATCTTGTGAGATATGCTTTCCAACTCGGTTACACCATCAAATAA